A DNA window from Solanum lycopersicum chromosome 3, SLM_r2.1 contains the following coding sequences:
- the SFT gene encoding protein single flower truss has protein sequence MPRERDPLVVGRVVGDVLDPFTRTIGLRVIYRDREVNNGCELRPSQVINQPRVEVGGDDLRTFFTLVMVDPDAPSPSDPNLREYLHWLVTDIPATTGSSFGQEIVSYESPRPSMGIHRFVFVLFRQLGRQTVYAPGWRQNFNTRDFAELYNLGLPVAAVYFNCQRESGSGGRRRSAD, from the exons ATGCCTAGAGAACGTGATCCTCTTGTTGTTGGTCGTGTGGTAGGGGATGTATTGGACCCTTTCACAAGAACTATTGGCCTAAGAGTTATATATAGAGATAGAGAAGTTAATAATGGATGCGAGCTTAGGCCTTCCCAAGTTATTAACCAGCCAAGGGTTGAAGTTGGAGGAGATGACCTACGTACCTTTTTCACTTTg GTTATGGTGGACCCTGATGCTCCAAGTCCGAGTGATCCAAATCTGAGAGAATACCTTCACTG GTTGGTCACCGATATTCCAGCTACCACAGGTTCAAGTTTTG GGCAAGAAATAGTGAGCTATGAAAGTCCAAGACCATCAATGGGAATACATcgatttgtatttgtattattCAGACAATTAGGTCGGCAAACAGTGTATGCTCCAGGATGGCGTCAGAATTTCAACACAAGAGATTTTGCAGAACTTTATAATCTTGGTTTACCTGTTGCTGCTGTCTATTTTAATTGTCAAAGAGAGAGTGGCAGTGGTGGACGTAGAAGATCTGCTGATTGA